The proteins below are encoded in one region of Ferruginibacter lapsinanis:
- a CDS encoding M23 family metallopeptidase — MQKLFCILILLLLYVCASAQIFPDKDYPKGYFIWPVAATKALAANFGELRPNHYHMGLDCKTDQKENIPVLAAANGYIAKIKIEPSGFGQAIYLNHPNGLTTLYAHLNSFYPALQRYIKEQQYKLKSWEIFIDIPPHMFEVEQGQQIALSGNTGGSQGPHLHFEIRDTKTDKVLNPLLFDFPIADNIPPDILRLAVYDRSISTYEQTPKIYPLKKVNGIYMPSMSTLILNTDKVSFAITAYDRYTGSTNQNGIYEAVLYDNNEAVIGFQMDSISYDETRYLNAHVDYKLRSSGGPFVQHLSRLPGYTYGIYKDVTGDGVINIGDENTHQIKIVVKDPNGNTSQVKFDVRSSLQYESKTSSAIYDPKEFHPGFINIFENDKIGFYMPENALYDSIRFKYKETPQADGSDIFLLHNGNIPVQCKFPIRIKNTTTSSPDKLVMHRWWGAKDDYAKAESVKFPDKGDWYQASFRAFGNVQLIEDHTPPAITPLGFRDGMDMSKLYTIRFVIIDNTEELENFHAEIDGQWVCFSNDKGKTFIYKFDEHCGPGEHELKISVEDCVGNRSERVYHFTR; from the coding sequence TTGCAAAAATTATTTTGCATACTCATTTTGCTATTGTTATACGTATGTGCATCAGCACAAATTTTCCCCGACAAAGATTACCCAAAAGGATATTTTATATGGCCCGTAGCGGCGACAAAAGCTTTGGCTGCAAATTTTGGAGAACTACGGCCCAATCACTATCATATGGGATTGGATTGCAAAACAGATCAAAAAGAAAACATTCCGGTGTTGGCTGCCGCAAATGGATATATTGCTAAAATCAAAATTGAACCTTCGGGATTCGGACAGGCTATTTATCTGAATCATCCAAACGGGCTTACAACATTGTATGCACATTTAAACAGTTTTTATCCTGCTTTACAACGTTATATAAAAGAACAACAATACAAATTAAAAAGCTGGGAAATTTTTATAGACATTCCTCCACATATGTTTGAAGTTGAACAAGGGCAACAAATAGCATTAAGTGGCAATACCGGTGGCAGCCAGGGCCCACACCTGCATTTTGAAATACGAGACACCAAAACAGACAAAGTACTCAACCCGTTGTTATTTGATTTCCCAATTGCAGATAATATTCCTCCGGACATCCTTCGTTTAGCCGTTTACGATAGAAGTATCAGTACCTATGAACAAACTCCGAAGATATATCCACTTAAAAAAGTAAATGGCATATATATGCCATCCATGTCAACACTTATTTTAAATACGGATAAAGTAAGTTTCGCTATCACGGCCTATGACAGATATACCGGCTCTACCAATCAAAATGGTATATACGAAGCCGTATTGTATGATAATAATGAAGCTGTTATCGGCTTTCAAATGGACAGCATCAGTTATGACGAGACAAGGTATTTAAATGCTCATGTAGATTACAAATTACGCAGTAGTGGCGGGCCCTTTGTACAACATTTATCAAGATTACCCGGCTATACTTATGGCATATATAAAGATGTAACAGGCGACGGTGTGATCAATATTGGTGACGAAAACACTCATCAAATTAAAATTGTGGTAAAGGACCCTAATGGCAATACTTCACAAGTAAAATTTGATGTTAGAAGTAGTTTACAGTACGAATCAAAAACCTCTTCAGCAATATATGACCCGAAAGAATTTCATCCCGGGTTTATCAATATTTTTGAAAATGACAAGATCGGTTTTTACATGCCGGAAAATGCTTTATATGATTCAATCAGATTTAAATACAAAGAAACACCACAGGCTGATGGCAGTGATATCTTTTTACTCCATAATGGAAATATACCTGTACAATGCAAGTTCCCAATAAGAATAAAGAATACAACAACAAGTTCTCCTGATAAATTAGTTATGCACCGTTGGTGGGGCGCTAAAGATGATTATGCCAAAGCCGAATCGGTAAAATTCCCTGATAAGGGTGACTGGTATCAAGCCAGTTTCAGGGCATTTGGTAATGTTCAATTGATAGAAGACCACACTCCTCCTGCTATTACTCCCCTTGGATTCAGAGATGGTATGGATATGAGTAAACTTTATACTATCCGATTTGTTATTATTGATAATACAGAAGAATTAGAAAATTTTCATGCAGAGATCGACGGACAATGGGTATGTTTCAGCAATGATAAAGGCAAAACCTTTATTTATAAATTTGATGAACATTGCGGACCAGGTGAACATGAATTAAAGATCAGCGTGGAAGATTGTGTGGGGAACAGGTCAGAAAGGGTGTATCACTTTACGAGATAG
- a CDS encoding CvpA family protein, whose amino-acid sequence MNYTDIISLTIIIMGIFLGYKKGFISCLIDMVSLTAAIFFGVLLKQSLLGYVNNLFPSNIEYNPFIAFLIPALFFLVLYAFLLSFLKKAIPVQVHKNYFNKFGGILPGILFGIVLTGISLHASTNLSLNEAINKDIETSYASDVLVNITNRHTDAPIQKVTSYENIAATGNGKIHTETLLPFKSNKFQERPDLEALMLDIINKERHLQHLRLLTYDKDLRRVALDHSADMLERGYFSHNTPEGIDPFMRMKKAKIVYTVAGENLALSNDLYKAYTQLMLSPDHRANILNASYGRLGIGILDAGEYGLMISQEFRN is encoded by the coding sequence ATGAATTATACCGATATCATTTCCCTGACGATCATCATCATGGGAATTTTTTTAGGTTACAAAAAAGGATTTATCTCCTGTTTGATTGATATGGTCAGTCTGACAGCAGCAATTTTTTTTGGAGTATTGCTCAAACAAAGCCTGCTCGGTTATGTAAACAATTTATTCCCCTCTAATATTGAGTACAACCCATTCATCGCTTTTTTAATCCCTGCACTTTTTTTTCTTGTATTGTATGCTTTCCTACTCTCCTTTTTAAAAAAGGCAATTCCTGTACAGGTACATAAAAATTATTTCAATAAGTTCGGCGGTATCTTGCCGGGTATACTTTTTGGAATAGTATTGACCGGCATTTCTTTACATGCTTCAACCAATCTTTCTCTCAATGAAGCAATTAATAAGGATATAGAAACGAGCTATGCTTCTGATGTTTTGGTAAACATCACCAACAGGCATACTGACGCTCCAATACAAAAAGTAACCAGTTACGAAAACATTGCTGCTACCGGCAACGGAAAGATCCACACAGAAACACTTCTTCCATTCAAATCAAATAAATTTCAAGAAAGACCTGATCTTGAAGCATTGATGTTAGACATTATTAATAAAGAACGGCATCTTCAACACTTACGGCTTTTAACCTATGATAAAGACTTGAGAAGGGTTGCGCTGGACCATTCTGCTGATATGCTTGAAAGGGGATACTTTTCTCATAATACACCCGAAGGCATCGACCCATTCATGCGAATGAAAAAAGCCAAAATAGTATACACCGTTGCCGGAGAAAACCTGGCGCTGTCAAACGACCTGTATAAAGCATATACACAACTCATGTTGTCTCCTGACCACAGGGCTAATATTTTAAATGCTTCCTATGGGAGATTAGGTATAGGGATACTAGATGCCGGAGAGTATGGGTTAATGATATCACAAGAATTCAGAAATTAA
- a CDS encoding glycine zipper family protein, which yields MKKFAMILTMAVVMVSCKNNKPANTDDTKVLGVTAEDSAAFKQWKAERDAKTVTTTTTTVVKEQTTAAPVATQTTAATNTTPATTTTTKKKGWSKAAKGTAIGAGTGAVVGAIVNKRNRAVGAVVGGIIGGGVGYGVGRSQDKRDGRY from the coding sequence ATGAAAAAGTTTGCAATGATATTAACAATGGCAGTAGTAATGGTTTCTTGTAAAAACAACAAACCCGCTAACACTGATGACACAAAAGTATTAGGCGTTACTGCTGAAGACTCTGCTGCATTTAAACAATGGAAAGCAGAAAGAGATGCAAAAACTGTAACAACCACAACAACAACAGTTGTAAAAGAACAAACCACAGCCGCTCCGGTGGCTACCCAAACTACCGCAGCAACGAATACAACCCCTGCAACAACTACAACCACTAAGAAAAAAGGTTGGAGTAAAGCAGCAAAAGGTACAGCAATCGGTGCTGGTACTGGTGCCGTAGTAGGTGCAATCGTTAACAAACGAAACCGTGCAGTAGGTGCTGTAGTAGGAGGCATTATTGGTGGCGGTGTCGGTTACGGTGTAGGTCGTTCGCAAGATAAAAGAGATGGCAGATACTAG
- the carB gene encoding carbamoyl-phosphate synthase large subunit, which translates to MPKDNSIKSVLIIGSGPIVIGQACEFDYSGTQAARSLREEGIKVILINSNPATIMTDPMMADRVYLLPLEVESIEQILEENDIDAVLPTMGGQTALNLCKEVDELGIWEKHNVRLIGVDIKAIDKAEDREKFRQWMIEMGIPVCPAHIANSFLEGKEFAQDIGFPLVLRPSFTLGGSGGGVVFKKEELDEALNRALTASPIHEVLVEKAVLGWKEYELELLRDNADNVAIICTVENFDPMGVHTGDSITVAPAMTLSDTAFQLMRNTAISMMRNLGNFAGGCNVQFAMNPQTEEIIVVEINPRVSRSSALASKATGYPIAKIAAKLAVGYNLDELKNQITQSTSAYFEPALDYVIVKVPRWNFDKFKGADDTLGFQMKSVGEVMGIGRSFAEAIQKACQSLENEAVGLGYYGQSLMKADDLIEYIKIPKWDRVFRIKDALMAGASVKRICESTGIDRWFIYQIQKICNCEKEILKYDLKTLPDELLKEAKFLGFSDEQIVRIMKEENAEDIYERRKKMGLTRVFKMVDTCAAEFEAKTPYFYSTFENKSANDSKLISNESKRSDKKKIIVLGSGPNRIGQGIEFDYCCVHGLLAVKEAGYEAIMVNCNPETVSTDFDIADKLYFEPVFWEHLWEIIEHEQPDGVIVQLGGQTALKLAKKLHQKGIRIVGTSFDSMDIAEDRGRFSDTLKELGIPYPKYGTAYNTDDAIEVAKEVGYPVLIRPSYVIGGQRMRIVLNDEELEKGILSLIKHLPGNKILIDHFLDRCQEAEIDAIFDGDEFHIMGVMEHIEPAGIHSGDSNAVLPQFNLSPLIVHTMEEYAEKIARKLNIRGLINIQFAIKDGNVYVIEANPRASRTTPFIAKAYQIPYLNIATKIMLGVNKLKDFVFEKKMTGFAIKEPVFSFNKFPGVNKELGPEMKSTGEAIRFIKDLRDPYFRTLYKERSMHLSK; encoded by the coding sequence ATGCCAAAAGACAATTCAATAAAATCAGTACTTATTATCGGCTCCGGACCTATTGTTATCGGACAAGCCTGCGAATTTGATTATAGCGGTACGCAAGCTGCTCGTAGCCTTAGAGAAGAAGGGATAAAAGTGATCCTTATCAATAGTAATCCGGCTACCATCATGACCGATCCGATGATGGCAGATAGAGTTTATCTATTGCCATTAGAGGTAGAAAGCATTGAACAAATTTTAGAGGAAAATGATATTGATGCAGTGTTGCCTACAATGGGTGGACAAACAGCATTGAATCTTTGTAAAGAAGTAGATGAACTGGGTATTTGGGAAAAACATAATGTCCGTTTGATCGGTGTTGATATTAAAGCGATCGATAAAGCGGAGGATAGAGAAAAATTCCGTCAGTGGATGATCGAGATGGGTATACCAGTTTGTCCGGCACATATTGCCAACTCATTTTTAGAAGGAAAAGAATTTGCACAGGATATCGGTTTCCCATTAGTACTGCGTCCTTCGTTTACCCTTGGGGGTAGTGGCGGTGGTGTAGTATTTAAAAAAGAAGAGTTGGACGAAGCGCTGAACAGAGCGTTGACTGCAAGTCCGATACATGAGGTGTTAGTAGAAAAAGCAGTGTTGGGTTGGAAAGAATACGAATTAGAATTATTAAGAGATAATGCGGATAATGTTGCGATCATTTGTACGGTAGAGAATTTTGATCCGATGGGGGTGCATACAGGAGACTCTATCACTGTAGCACCTGCAATGACCTTGAGTGATACGGCATTTCAATTGATGCGTAACACAGCAATCAGTATGATGCGTAACCTGGGCAATTTTGCCGGAGGTTGTAATGTGCAGTTTGCAATGAATCCGCAAACAGAAGAGATTATTGTTGTAGAAATTAATCCACGTGTAAGTCGTTCATCTGCATTAGCGTCTAAGGCTACGGGTTATCCTATCGCTAAAATTGCTGCAAAACTGGCGGTTGGATATAATTTAGATGAATTAAAAAATCAGATCACACAAAGTACTTCGGCTTATTTTGAACCGGCGTTGGATTATGTAATTGTAAAAGTACCTCGTTGGAACTTCGATAAATTTAAAGGAGCTGATGATACTTTAGGTTTCCAGATGAAATCTGTGGGGGAAGTAATGGGTATTGGCAGAAGCTTTGCTGAAGCGATACAAAAAGCCTGTCAGAGTTTGGAGAATGAAGCGGTAGGGTTGGGTTACTACGGACAAAGCTTAATGAAAGCAGATGACTTAATTGAATACATCAAGATACCGAAGTGGGATAGGGTTTTCAGAATTAAGGATGCATTGATGGCTGGGGCCAGTGTAAAACGTATTTGCGAAAGCACCGGCATCGACAGGTGGTTCATCTACCAGATACAAAAAATATGTAACTGCGAAAAAGAGATCCTTAAGTATGATCTGAAGACTTTGCCGGATGAGTTGTTGAAAGAAGCGAAATTCTTGGGCTTTAGTGATGAGCAGATTGTTCGTATCATGAAAGAAGAAAACGCTGAAGATATTTACGAACGCAGAAAGAAAATGGGATTGACCAGGGTGTTCAAAATGGTAGATACCTGTGCTGCAGAGTTTGAGGCAAAGACGCCATATTTCTATTCAACATTTGAAAACAAATCGGCTAACGATAGCAAACTGATCAGCAACGAAAGTAAAAGATCTGATAAGAAAAAAATAATTGTACTCGGTAGTGGTCCGAACAGGATCGGTCAGGGTATTGAGTTTGATTATTGTTGTGTACATGGGTTGCTTGCTGTAAAAGAAGCAGGTTATGAAGCGATCATGGTAAATTGTAATCCAGAAACAGTAAGTACAGATTTTGATATAGCTGATAAATTATATTTCGAGCCAGTGTTCTGGGAGCATTTGTGGGAGATCATTGAACATGAACAACCGGATGGTGTGATTGTTCAGTTGGGAGGACAAACAGCATTGAAACTTGCAAAGAAATTACATCAAAAAGGAATAAGAATTGTCGGTACTTCTTTCGATAGTATGGATATTGCTGAAGACAGAGGCAGATTTAGTGATACATTAAAAGAACTAGGTATCCCTTATCCGAAATATGGTACAGCATACAATACTGATGATGCGATTGAAGTGGCAAAAGAAGTCGGTTATCCTGTATTGATACGCCCTAGTTATGTTATTGGCGGACAAAGAATGCGTATCGTGTTGAACGACGAAGAGTTGGAAAAAGGGATTTTAAGTTTGATCAAACATTTGCCGGGCAATAAGATTTTAATTGATCATTTCTTAGATCGTTGTCAGGAGGCTGAGATCGATGCAATTTTTGATGGTGATGAATTCCATATCATGGGCGTGATGGAACATATTGAACCGGCAGGTATCCATAGTGGTGATAGTAATGCCGTGTTGCCACAATTCAATTTATCTCCATTGATCGTTCATACAATGGAAGAATACGCAGAAAAAATTGCACGTAAATTAAATATCAGAGGATTGATCAATATTCAGTTTGCTATTAAAGATGGTAATGTGTATGTGATTGAGGCAAACCCACGTGCTAGCCGTACTACACCGTTTATTGCAAAAGCATATCAAATACCATATTTGAATATTGCTACCAAAATAATGTTGGGCGTTAATAAATTAAAAGACTTCGTTTTTGAGAAAAAGATGACAGGCTTTGCGATCAAAGAACCGGTATTCTCTTTCAATAAATTTCCTGGTGTAAATAAAGAGTTAGGCCCGGAAATGAAGAGTACCGGTGAAGCAATTCGTTTCATCAAAGATCTTCGTGATCCTTACTTCAGAACTTTGTACAAAGAGAGAAGTATGCATTTGAGTAAATAG